From Nycticebus coucang isolate mNycCou1 chromosome 6, mNycCou1.pri, whole genome shotgun sequence, the proteins below share one genomic window:
- the LOC128588655 gene encoding olfactory receptor 4K3-like: MEEVNQSVVSEFIILGLCDSWRLQALLLVIFSSLYLITILGNIFTVVIIIGDLHLHSPMYFLLANLSFIDFCLSSVTTPKMITDFLKENKTISFGGCMCQIFFVHFFGGGEMVLLVSMAYDRYVAICKPLHYSSIMDRQKCIWLVVISWIIGFLHAMSQLAMILNLPFCGPKAVDSFFCDIPLVIKLACMDTHILGIVINADSGVLATTCFILLMISYTYILITVRLHSKDGASKALSTCTSHITVVVLFFGPCIFIYLWPLSITWVDKFLAVFYTVITPLLNPAIYTLRNKDIRNAIKRLINKHKDSRNNF, translated from the coding sequence ATGGAAGAAGTAAACCAATCTGTGGTGTCTGAATTTATTATTCTTGGGCTTTGTGATTCATGGAGGCTCCAGGCCTTGCTCCTAGtgatattttcttccctttactTGATCACCATTTTAGGCAACATCTTCACTGTGGTCATAATCATTGGTGACCTCCATCTGCACTCCCCTATGTACTTCCTGCTAGCCAATCTCTCATTCATTGACTTCTGCCTTTCCTCGGTCACTACCCCTAAAATGATCACAGactttctcaaagaaaataagaccaTCTCCTTTGGAGGATGCATGTGTCAAATTTTCTTTGTACACTTCTTTGGAGGGGGTGAAATGGTGCTGCTTGTGTCAATGGCCTATGACCGTTacgtggccatctgcaagccactCCATTACTCCAGCATCATGGACAGACAAAAATGCATCTGGCTGGTTGTGATATCATGGATCATTGGATTTCTGCATGCCATGAGTCAGCTAGCAATGATTTTGAATCTGCCCTTCTGTGGACCCAAAGCAGTGGATAGCTTTTTCTGTGATATCCCTTTGGTGATCAAACTCGCCTGCATGGATACTCATATTCTGGGAATAGTGATAAATGCCGACAGTGGGGTTTTGGCAACAACTTGCTTCATTCTCTTGATGATCTCCTACACTTATATCCTGATAACTGTCCGCCTGCATTCTAAAGATGGAGCATCAAAAGCTCTGTCTACCTGTACTTCCCACATCACAGTGGTGGTGCTGTTTTTCGGACCCTGCATCTTCATCTACCTGTGGCCACTCAGCATCACTTGGGTGGACAAGTTTCTTGCCGTGTTTTACACAGTAATCACACCTCTCCTGAATCCAGCCATTTATACATTGAGAAATAAAGACATTAGAAATGCCATAAAGAGACTGATAAACAAGCATAAGGATTCAAGGAATAACTTTTAG